The sequence ATCGCCTGGTTATGGTAATCAATTATTTCATCCGCACCCAAACGTTGTAGCAGTTCAAAGCTGGATTTACTGCCTGTTGTGGCAACATATGCGCCCATTGCTTTGGCAAACTGGATAGCAAAGGTACCCACACCACCGGAACCGGCATGAATCAGAACTTTGCTCCCGGCAACCATGCCTGCTTTTTCGACTAATGACTGGTAAACGGTAAGCCCAACCAGAGGAATAGAGGCGGCTTCTTCAAAATTCATAGATACAGGCATCTTGGCAACAAATTTTTCCGGCAGGGAAAAATAGTCTGCGAATGCGCCCGTCTCTGTTTTTTCGCTGCGAAAAAAAACCTTATCACCCGGTTTAAAATGACTTACATTAGATCCGATACTTTCGACAACTCCGGCCCCATCACTACCTAAACGGGCGGGAAATTTAAACTTGGCCAGGGCTTTTAAATCACCATGAACTGTTTTCCAGTCAATCGGGTTAACACTGGCAGCCTTAACTTCTATAAGGACTTCATTCGCGACAGGTGTGGGCTTCTTAATATCATCAATAAAAACGTTTTCAAAAGTCCCGTACTTTTTAAATAAGGCTGCTTTCATAATCGTATATCCTTAATTCTTGCAAAAAATCCATTAGTGGGGAAG is a genomic window of Gammaproteobacteria bacterium containing:
- a CDS encoding NADP-dependent oxidoreductase, producing the protein MKAALFKKYGTFENVFIDDIKKPTPVANEVLIEVKAASVNPIDWKTVHGDLKALAKFKFPARLGSDGAGVVESIGSNVSHFKPGDKVFFRSEKTETGAFADYFSLPEKFVAKMPVSMNFEEAASIPLVGLTVYQSLVEKAGMVAGSKVLIHAGSGGVGTFAIQFAKAMGAYVATTGSKSSFELLQRLGADEIIDYHNQAIEDVLSDYDIVLDTLGSQVHKSSYRVLKPGGVLVSILGIPDPQTVSEYTSNFIVRLVSKINLWKNQKLAAKYGAVYKHHLMYADGGQLAKIAGLIDEKSIKAVIDSVFTLENIKKAFEISAKGRAKGKIIIRIESE